A single region of the Eremothecium gossypii ATCC 10895 chromosome V, complete sequence genome encodes:
- a CDS encoding AER395Wp (Syntenic homolog of Saccharomyces cerevisiae YER104W (RTT105)) has translation MDRNLHSSPPRVPDDDDDPNSSFSSSFVDDLQLHSEGSVVTTILDRRRARTVRMNPLSSPTQPRTIERYTRRARQDARDNRLLRNRGDLEQYVMDRQRQLSLQQLNEEAERHTIPEDELNILLEEEPSLASGCCSPPPSVASVSPSQEDGSDDDAEIIRMLEQREEYERWVAAEQEQIEKMMESFNLG, from the coding sequence ATGGACCGGAACCTACATAGCAGTCCGCCACGGGTGCCGGACGATGATGACGACCCGAACTCTTCTTTTAGCTCATCATTCGTTGACGACTTGCAACTACATTCAGAAGGGTCTGTCGTGACCACCATCCTCGATCGTCGGCGCGCCCGTACAGTCCGCATGAACCCATTATCTTCACCTACACAGCCCAGGACCATAGAACGCTATACCCGCCGCGCAAGGCAGGATGCCCGTGACAATCGTCTTCTGCGAAATCGCGGAGACCTGGAACAGTACGTTATGGaccgccagcgccagctTTCGTTACAGCAGCTTAACGAAGAGGCAGAGCGGCATACGATACCAGAGGATGAACTAAACATACTTTTGGAGGAGGAACCCTCGCTCGCGAGCGGGTGCTGTTCTCCTCCGCCGTCTGTGGCTTCTGTCTCGCCTTCCCAAGAGGACGGAAGCGACGATGACGCAGAAATTATCCGAATGCTGGAACAGCGGGAAGAGTACGAGCGCTGGGTCGCCGCAGAGCAGGAGCAGATAGAAAAGATGATGGAATCATTCAACCTCGGATAG
- the NUP170 gene encoding Nup170p (Syntenic homolog of Saccharomyces cerevisiae YBL079W (NUP170) and YER105C (NUP157)) has product MSIFSTPLKSNVGYAGALVANGGPAESTELAEGGGAKTRVVPASATSQFQLSTYNPMSMGTANEHVRVSGLGSMGPLELASQYINHLQRRDTSTLVLDERSYYNNGVNYNFSKELGGLGALTPFERINVVNIPDEILQEVSKAEIRNDVGIFPELDRCWIIIDNKLILWSIKDPSDFQSIDDIKHTILKVSLVRPKPGVFVGSVNYVLLIATPFDVYLLAVSYQRELGELNVFNTGMSVSVNGLDVSNIISYEKTGQIFFTGKINGTNIWELQYSSSEDWFNSKCNKVCLTQMAISSLLPSNIISRIPGSGLLRSFFEEESKFSQECIVQLAIDQSRGVLYSLSSKSVIRAYKINNKSLDGPVSIEPAYIRRIIGTTTAKGAAILGASYLRISKIAVVSQSESNNLFLVAITVGGVRLYFNGSLSTSNIEALTLESIKFPPSSVTPEAIEQELQQQQQQQIKTIPFYSSLNSTESIQLKYQKKSSVLLETSSASTIISPGIFFSAVVKRTPSGQSPHDSNTNTPASHPVQHKLFVSVPDYGILKNHGKYIENASFLETTGPVKEIVPISALFNATDKPEGYANIFATQYSVEPLKVAVLTNTSVEIYRYRTPDQVFESLIDNPLPFVLNYGLAEACSSALFVTCKFNRAESLRSSALTFFTVGIPNVVEIKPRYNNYAASAVSSLLNKHALTATPQKTNSIAPANSNNGNYNLDDVVLSPRFYGIALLITRLFRDIWNKNIFLVKETARYDYSGSILRDSVSNGDLISMVSISKTDLEYYLSSIMILNEFFMTYGTSITTITATGITTGKAVDRSEEVAYQAESIAINAMIRLVQSIKEALSFLNVLFEESEIEGYEGQYLAFKDIMKFLSLDVQSDLTKLKFKDIFAPNDQSKRLVREILSSIINRNISRGGFIEYIATALQERCGSFCSSSDVLGFRAVEHLRKAKEVGLRDFDTLNYHLTNATRLFEKIVDDISIDKLKEAVAIMLELNYFPKTIEFLLNIANLTDKGKLAYQYVSDGYLEHDEKKKYFDKRVCIYDLVFQTLIKIDDLASGTTSNPAKGKDYTETEFAKLREESYHTALSYDDKLFHYQLYDWLVSQNSQQKLLQLDTDFILPYLQEKSVSSLDLSNLLWVYHSKRSNFLVAAQILYSLSYSDFDMNLHTRIEYLSRANGYCNGVCPPNQRHQMIQLSSMIQELFDVAVIQDELLALVTNDSRLSDDTRKGLVKQLDGKILPVSDLFNDFADPLGYYEICLTIFKISDFRNHEEIMSKWNELFDSMKSELKSSGGIEDSTNFINLLSSVVVKTGKSVRTSEFVFPIADLLPVISNLFYECLPNEHIEAGSIASIFTSAGVSYDKLYYVLKDLIETSESVNTVYKREIAWLIKYWYQSDRKLRDIITYDDLRNLDEYSIETDPIDKYMKRTGNSI; this is encoded by the coding sequence ATGTCGATATTCTCTACGCCGCTGAAGAGCAATGTGGGATATGCGGGCGCGCTGGTGGCCAACGGCGGGCCGGCGGAGAGCACGGAGCTGGCTgagggcggcggcgcgaaGACGCGAGTTGTGCCTGCATCGGCTACGAGTCAGTTCCAACTGTCGACGTACAACCCGATGAGCATGGGCACTGCGAACGAGCACGTGCGTGTGAGCGGGCTTGGCAGCATGGGGCCCCTGGAGCTGGCGTCGCAGTACATCAATCACCTGCAGCGGCGCGACACGTCGACGCTCGTGCTGGACGAGCGCTCTTACTACAACAACGGTGTCAACTACAATTTTTCGAAGGAGCTAGGCGGGCTGGGTGCGCTGACGCCGTTTGAGCGTATCAACGTAGTGAACATCCCCGACGAGATTCTGCAGGAGGTGTCCAAGGCTGAGATCCGCAACGATGTTGGGATATTTCCGGAACTGGACCGGTGTTGGATCATAATTGACAACAAATTGATCCTGTGGAGTATTAAGGACCCGTCAGACTTCCAGTCTATTGACGACATTAAGCATACCATCCTGAAAGTGAGCTTGGTCCGCCCGAAGCCTGGGGTGTTTGTCGGTTCTGTGAACTACGTGCTGCTTATAGCGACACCATTCGATGTGTATCTGCTTGCAGTGTCATACCAGCGGGAGTTGGGAGAACTGAACGTCTTCAATACGGGCATGTCTGTGTCTGTCAATGGCCTTGACGTATCGAACATTATATCATATGAGAAGACGGGACAGATATTTTTCACGGGTAAGATAAATGGGACGAATATCTGGGAGCTACAGTATTCTAGCTCAGAGGATTGGTTCAATAGTAAGTGCAACAAAGTGTGCTTGACACAGATGGCCATATCCAGTCTTTTGCCAAGCAACATCATATCACGTATACCTGGGAGCGGTCTTCTGCGCTCTTTTTTTGAAGAGGAGTCGAAGTTTTCACAGGAGTGCATTGTGCAGCTAGCGATCGACCAATCCAGGGGGGTACTTTACTCTCTGTCTTCAAAATCCGTTATCAGAGCTTACAAAATTAATAACAAGTCTCTTGATGGGCCTGTTAGCATTGAGCCCGCATATATCAGGCGCATCATTGGTACAACAACCGCAAAGGGCGCGGCTATCCTTGGCGCCAGTTATTTGAGGATATCTAAGATCGCGGTAGTTTCTCAGAGTGAGAGCAACAATCTATTTTTAGTTGCTATCACTGTTGGCGGTGTACGTCTCTACTTCAATGGCTCTTTAAGCACTAGCAATATAGAGGCCTTGACTTTGGAGTCCATCAAATTTCCTCCAAGTTCGGTTACGCCAGAAGCTATCGAGCAGGAATTACAacagcaacaacaacaacaaaTAAAAACAATTCCATTCTACTCATCACTGAACTCCACTGAATCCATTCAGCTTAAGTATCAGAAGAAATCTTCAGTCCTACTCGAAACGAGTTCTGCTTCGACAATTATATCCCCTGGGATATTTTTCTCTGCGGTTGTGAAGCGCACCCCATCCGGACAATCACCACATGATTCAAATACTAATACCCCTGCATCTCACCCAGTGCAACATAAATTGTTTGTGAGTGTACCAGATTATGGCATCCTGAAAAACCACGGAAAATATATTGAGAATGCTTCCTTCTTGGAGACCACTGGCCCAGTAAAAGAGATAGTCCCCATTAGCGCGCTCTTTAATGCCACTGATAAGCCAGAAGGGTACGCAAACATATTTGCAACGCAATATAGCGTGGAACCACTGAAGGTAGCTGTTCTAACGAATACCTCAGTTGAAATATATCGGTACCGTACGCCAGATCAAGTCTTTGAATCACTGATTGACAACCCCTTACCATTTGTTTTGAACTATGGATTGGCTGAAGCTTGCTCTTCTGCATTGTTTGTAACGTGCAAGTTCAATAGGGCTGAATCTTTAAGGTCCAGCGCGTTGACATTCTTCACTGTCGGTATACCCAATGTTGTGGAAATAAAGCCCAGGTATAATAACTATGCCGCTTCTGCTGTCTCGTCTTTGTTAAACAAACATGCCTTGACTGCCACACCTCAGAAGACGAATTCGATTGCTCCGGCAAATTCTAATAATGGCAATTATAATCTTGACGATGTCGTCTTATCTCCCAGATTTTATGGCATTGCGTTGTTGATTACCAGGCTTTTCAGAGATATTTGGAATAAAAATATCTTTCTGGTCAAGGAGACAGCAAGGTATGACTATTCAGGTTCTATACTCAGAGATTCGGTATCAAATGGCGATTTAATATCCATGGTTTCTATCTCTAAGACCGACTTGGAATACTATCTATCATCCATCATGATATTGAATGAGTTTTTCATGACCTATGGAACCTCCATTACAACTATTACGGCGACAGGTATTACAACCGGGAAAGCGGTTGACCGTTCTGAAGAAGTTGCCTACCAAGCGgagagcattgcaattaaTGCAATGATTAGATTAGTCCAGTCGATCAAGGAAGCATTATCTTTCCTAAATGTTCTCTTTGAAGAAAGTGAGATAGAGGGATATGAAGGTCAATATCTTGCATTCAAAGATATTATGAAATTCTTGAGTCTGGATGTTCAATCCGATTTGACCAAACTCAAGTTCAAGGATATTTTTGCCCCAAACGATCAGTCTAAGAGACTTGTCCGCGAAATACTTTCCTCGATCATAAACCGTAATATTTCGAGGGGTGGATTCATTGAGTATATTGCGACTGCTTTACAGGAGCGTTGCGGATCATTTTGTTCCAGCAGCGATGTCTTGGGTTTCCGTGCTGTCGAACATTTGAGGAAGGCGAAAGAAGTCGGCTTACGGGACTTTGATACCTTGAACTACCACTTGACTAATGCAACGCGTTTATTTGAAAAGATTGTCGATGATATTTCAATTGATAAGCTAAAAGAGGCTGTTGCCATTATGTTGGAATTGAACTACTTCCCTAAGACCATTGAATTCCTGTTGAATATTGCTAACCTAACTGACAAGGGTAAACTTGCCTACCAGTATGTCTCTGATGGGTATCTTGAACATGATGAAAAGAAAAAATATTTTGATAAACGAGTGTGCATTTATGACTTGGTGTTTCAAACGTTGATAAAGATTGATGACTTAGCTTCAGGTACCACTTCGAACCCGGCTAAGGGTAAAGATTATACTGAAACAGAATTTGCGAAGTTGCGTGAAGAAAGTTATCATACTGCATTGTCATATGATGATAAATTGTTTCACTATCAACTGTACGATTGGCTTGTTTCCCAGAATAGCCAGCAAAAGCTTCTTCAATTGGATACTGATTTTATACTACCTTACTTGCAAGAGAAATCCGTTTCTTCGTTGGATTTGTCGAATTTACTCTGGGTTTATCATTCAAAGCGGTCGAATTTCCTAGTAGCTGCGCAAATATTGTATTCTTTATCGTACTCTGATTTCGATATGAATTTGCACACCAGAATCGAGTACCTCTCAAGAGCCAATGGATACTGCAATGGTGTTTGCCCCCCAAACCAAAGACATCAGATGATACAGCTGTCTAGCATGATCCAGGAATTGTTTGATGTTGCTGTGATTCAAGATGAGTTGCTGGCTCTTGTAACAAATGACTCAAGGTTAAGCGATGACACAAGAAAGGGATTGGTCAAACAACTGGATGGCAAGATATTGCCGGTTAGCGATCTATTTAATGACTTTGCAGACCCTCTTGGCTACTATGAAATTTGCCTAACTATATTCAAGATCTCTGACTTCAGAAACCACGAAGAAATTATGTCTAAATGGAATGAACTTTTTGATTCAATGAAGAGCGAATTGAAGTCATCTGGTGGTATTGAGGACAGCACAAATTTCATTAACCTTCTCTCGAGCGTGGTTGTTAAGACGGGCAAAAGCGTCCGCACCAGTGAGTTCGTATTCCCGATTGCTGATTTACTTCCAGTGATTTCGAACTTATTTTACGAATGCTTGCCAAACGAACATATTGAAGCCGGCTCTATTGCCTCCATTTTCACCTCCGCAGGTGTGTCATATGATAAACTCTACTACGTGCTAAAAGACTTGATCGAAACTTCTGAATCTGTAAATACGGTTTACAAGCGGGAGATTGCCTGGTTGATCAAATATTGGTACCAGTCTGATAGGAAATTGAGGGACATTATTACATATGATGACTTGCGGAATCTGGACGAATATAGCATAGAGACCGACCCAATTGACAAATACATGAAACGCACCGGCAACAGCATCTAG
- the ATG8 gene encoding ubiquitin-like protein ATG8 (Syntenic homolog of Saccharomyces cerevisiae YBL078C (ATG8)) produces the protein MSSFKSEYPFEKRKAESERICSQFENRVPVICERAEKSDIPEVDRRKYLVPADLTVGQFVYVIRRRIKLPAEKAIFIFVNDTLPPTAALMFAVYQEHKDKDGFLYVKYSGENTFGSEENQ, from the coding sequence ATGTCGTCGTTTAAGTCCGAGTACCCTTTTGAAAAGCGCAAAGCAGAGTCGGAGCGTATTTGTTCGCAGTTTGAGAACCGCGTGCCGGTAATCTGTGAGCGTGCAGAGAAGTCTGATATCCCAGAGGTGGATCGGCGCAAGTACTTGGTCCCAGCGGACCTTACCGTGGGTCAGTTCGTGTATGTAATCAGACGGCGGATCAAGCTCCCTGCGGAGAAGGCTATCTTCATCTTTGTCAATGACACGTTGCCACCGACGGCGGCACTTATGTTTGCAGTCTACCAAGAGCACAAGGATAAGGATGGGTTTCTCTACGTCAAGTATTCGGGCGAGAATACGTTTGGGTCGGAAGAGAATCAGTAA
- the ILS1 gene encoding isoleucine--tRNA ligase ILS1 (Syntenic homolog of Saccharomyces cerevisiae YBL076C (ILS1)) — MSESNGHFSFPKEEEKVLALWNEIDAFQTSLKLTEGRPEFSFFDGPPFATGTPHYGHILASTVKDIVPRYATMNGYHVERRFGWDTHGLPIEHIIDKKLNITCKEDVYKFGIENYNNECRAIIMTYADEWRKTIGRLGRWIDFDNDYKTMYPSFMESVWWAFKQLYEKEQVYRGYRVMPYSTGCTTPLSNFEAQQNYKEVNDPAVTIGFNVVGEENTQFVAWTTTPWTLPSNLALCVNPEFEYVKIYDEKKDRYFILMESLLKSLYKKPAAEKYKVVERYTGKDLVGMKYEPLFPYFKEEYGTQAYRVISDSYVTNDSGTGIVHNAPAFGEDDYRVCLANGIINEDSTLPNPVDDSGKFTSEVTDFSGKYVKDADKEIIKHLTATSNLLLATQVRHSYPFCWRSDTPLIYRSVPAWFVRVKPIIPQFLESVKKSNWVPTVIKEKRFATWIANARDWNISRNRYWGTPIPLWVSDDFDEIVCVGSIAELEELSGVSGISDLHRDTVDKITIPSKKGKGELRRIEEVFDCWFESGSMPYASQHYPFENTEKFAQRVPANFISEGLDQTRGWFYTLGVLGTQLFGHVPYQNVIVSGIVLAADGKKMSKSLKNYPDPNIVIDKYGSDALRLYLINSPVLRAESLKFKEEGVKEVVSKVLLPWWNSFKFLEGQIALLKKTSSVDFKYDPNVRSDNVMDRWVLASLQSLIKYIHVEMKAYKLYSVVPRLLDFIDELTNWYIRFNRRRLKGEDGMEDCINALNTLFEALFTFVRAMAPFTPFLSETIYLRLREYIPKDILDHFGENHESVHFLRYPVAKEHLFDDAIERSVGRMQTVIELGRNIREKKTISLKTPLKTLIILHSDQQYLEDIKALKKYIFEELNVRDLVITSDEKKYGVEYKAVADWPVLGKKLKKDAKKVKDALPALLSEQVQQYLETGVIEVAGIELVKGDLSVIRCLPEAQVQEGQEARSDQDVLIILDTKIHPELRTEGLARELVNRIQKLRKKCGLEATDDVAIKYELLHDTIDFDALVQEHGQMLQKACRSEITKFEGSDEEPLVDEEQAINDTTFRLKVFHL, encoded by the coding sequence ATGTCGGAAAGCAACGGTCATTTTTCTTTTCCAAAGGAGGAAGAAAAGGTACTTGCCTTGTGGAACGAGATCGATGCCTTCCAGACTTCCTTGAAGTTAACTGAGGGCCGGCCGGAATTCTCATTCTTTGACGGTCCACCATTTGCAACCGGTACGCCACACTATGGGCACATTCTGGCGTCTACTGTGAAGGACATTGTTCCCAGGTACGCTACCATGAACGGCTACCACGTTGAGAGAAGATTTGGCTGGGACACGCACGGTCTTCCAATTGAGCACATCATCGACAAGAAGCTCAACATCACTTGTAAGGAGGACGTATACAAATTTGGGATTGAAAACTACAACAACGAATGCCGGGCGATCATCATGACCTATGCGGACGAGTGGCGGAAGACGATTGGGCGTCTTGGCCGGTGGATTGACTTCGACAACGACTACAAGACGATGTACCCTTCGTTCATGGAGTCGGTGTGGTGGGCCTTCAAGCAGCTGTATGAAAAGGAGCAAGTGTACAGGGGGTACCGTGTCATGCCATATTCGACCGGTTGCACCACTCCTCTCAGCAACTTTGAGGCACAGCAAAACTACAAAGAAGTCAACGACCCAGCGGTTACCATAGGGTTCAATGTAGTCGGGGAGGAGAACACGCAGTTTGTTGCATGGACGACTACTCCGTGGACTTTACCATCTAACCTTGCACTGTGTGTCAACCCAGAGTTTGAGTATGTCAAGATTTATGACGAAAAGAAGGATAGATATTTCATCTTGATGGAATCCTTGTTGAAGTCCTTATACAAGaagcctgctgctgagaAATACAAGGTGGTGGAAAGATACACAGGGAAGGACTTGGTTGGCATGAAGTACGAGCCATTGTTCCCGTACTTCAAGGAAGAATACGGCACCCAGGCTTACAGGGTCATCTCTGATTCATATGTCACAAATGACTCAGGTACTGGTATTGTCCATAACGCGCCAGCGTTTGGTGAGGATGATTACCGTGTGTGCTTGGCAAATGGCATCATTAATGAGGATTCGACGTTGCCAAACCCAGTTGATGACAGCGGAAAATTTACTTCCGAGGTAACTGACTTCAGCGGAAAGTACGTCAAGGATGCTGATAAGGAGATCATCAAGCATTTGACCGCTACTTCCAACCTTCTTTTGGCTACGCAGGTCCGGCACTCCTACCCATTCTGCTGGAGATCTGATACACCATTAATTTACCGTTCCGTCCCTGCGTGGTTCGTTCGTGTCAAACCAATCATCCCTCAATTCTTGGAATCTGTAAAGAAGTCCAACTGGGTGCCAACTGTTATTAAAGAGAAACGGTTCGCTACTTGGATTGCTAATGCTAGAGACTGGAACATTTCTAGAAACAGATACTGGGGTACTCCAATTCCTCTCTGGGTCTCGGATGACTTTGATGAGATTGTTTGCGTCGGCTCTATCGCAGAATTGGAAGAACTATCTGGTGTTAGCGGCATCTCCGATCTACATCGTGATACAGTGGACAAGATAACCATTCCTTCTAAGAAGGGTAAGGGTGAGCTGAGACGTATTGAGGAGGTGTTTGACTGTTGGTTTGAGTCTGGTTCGATGCCTTACGCTTCTCAGCATTACCCATTTGAGAACACTGAAAAGTTTGCACAGAGAGTTCCAGCGAACTTCATATCTGAAGGTTTGGACCAAACCAGAGGATGGTTCTACACACTTGGTGTGTTGGGTACTCAACTGTTTGGGCACGTGCCTTATCAAAATGTGATCGTCAGTGGTATTGTGTTAGCTGCTGATGGAAAAAAGATGTCTAAGTCTCTCAAAAACTACCCAGACCCTAACATTGTCATCGACAAGTACGGATCAGATGCTTTGCGGTTGTACTTGATAAACTCCCCTGTTTTGAGAGCCGAATCTTTGAAGTTTAAAGAGGAAGGTGTCAAAGAGGTTGTGTCTAAGGTACTGCTACCATGGTGGAACTCTTTCAAATTCTTGGAGGGCCAAATTGCCTTGTTGAAGAAGACATCCTCAGTCGACTTTAAGTATGATCCAAATGTTCGCAGTGATAACGTAATGGATAGATGGGTGCTTGCGTCTCTACAGTCATTAATCAAATACATCCATGTGGAGATGAAAGCCTACAAGTTGTATTCCGTTGTGCCACGCCTACTGGACTTTATTGATGAATTGACCAACTGGTATATTCGCTTCAACCGTCGTAGACTGAAGGGTGAGGATGGTATGGAAGACTGCATCAACGCTTTGAATACCCTCTTTGAAGCACTCTTCACATTTGTACGTGCCATGGCACCATTCACTCCATTTTTGTCCGAGACTATCTACTTGCGCTTGCGGGAGTACATTCCGAAGGATATTCTTGACCACTTTGGCGAAAACCATGAATCTGTTCATTTCTTGCGCTACCCAGTTGCCAAAGAACACCTCTTTGATGATGCTATTGAGCGCTCGGTAGGAAGAATGCAGACAGTCATCGAGCTTGGTAGGAATATTCGTGAAAAGAAGACCATATCCTTGAAAACGCCATTAAAGACATTGATCATCTTGCATTCAGATCAACAGTACTTGGAAGACATTAAGGCTTTGAAAAAGTACATTTTTGAGGAATTGAACGTGCGCGACCTGGTCATCACTTCCGATGAAAAAAAGTACGGCGTTGAGTACAAGGCAGTAGCTGACTGGCCAGTTCTCGGTAAGAAATTGAAAAAGGACGCCAAGAAGGTGAAGGACGCTTTGCCAGCTTTGCTATCAGAGCAAGTTCAGCAATACTTGGAAACGGGAGTTATAGAGGTGGCCGGTATTGAGCTGGTCAAGGGTGATCTTTCGGTTATTCGGTGCCTACCAGAAGCCCAGGTGCAGGAGGGCCAGGAAGCTAGGTCTGACCAGGATGTCCTCATCATCCTAGACACCAAGATTCACCCTGAGTTGCGTACCGAAGGCCTTGCCAGAGAGCTAGTTAACAGAATCCAGAAGCTAAGAAAGAAATGCGGCCTGGAGGCAACTGATGACGTAGCGATAAAGTACGAACTACTACATGACACTATTGATTTTGACGCGTTAGTCCAGGAGCACGGTCAAATGTTGCAAAAAGCTTGCCGTTCCGAAATTACAAAATTCGAAGGTTCCGACGAAGAGCCTTTGGTCGACGAGGAGCAGGCCATTAACGACACCACGTTTAGACTAAAGGTTTTCCATCTGTAA